The Muricauda sp. SCSIO 65647 genome includes a region encoding these proteins:
- a CDS encoding rod shape-determining protein MreD: protein MLNNIIAINIVRFVLLVLAQVLVFNHLNFFGSINPMVYIIFLYWYPIRENRAIFLLASFLLGLSVDIFSDTLALHAFSTLTIAYARPVIMRFCFGVNYEFQTFTFNNTTRIQRITFLALLVLTHHLVFFTLEILSLSHILLLLKKVLLTSILTIFVCVLLSSLFTVKTE from the coding sequence ATGCTCAATAATATAATAGCCATAAATATTGTTCGATTCGTTCTCTTGGTTTTGGCCCAAGTGCTTGTCTTCAACCATTTGAACTTTTTTGGTTCGATAAATCCGATGGTCTACATTATCTTTTTGTATTGGTACCCGATTCGCGAAAACAGGGCTATTTTTCTTCTTGCCAGTTTTCTATTGGGCCTATCGGTAGATATATTTTCAGATACGTTGGCCCTACATGCCTTTTCTACACTTACCATTGCCTACGCCAGACCCGTGATCATGCGATTTTGTTTCGGAGTAAACTATGAATTTCAAACCTTTACCTTTAATAATACCACTCGTATACAGCGTATTACATTTTTAGCATTGTTGGTACTTACACACCATTTGGTATTCTTCACGCTAGAAATTTTAAGTTTATCGCATATCCTATTACTTTTGAAGAAAGTTTTGCTCACCAGCATCTTGACCATTTTTGTCTGTGTCTTGCTCAGTTCTCTTTTTACTGTAAAGACTGAATAA
- the mreC gene encoding rod shape-determining protein MreC, whose product MQQIINFILRYRNSFLYAFLGLVAIALTVRSHSYHQSKFFNSSKWLTANTYRISNNISSYFDLRNENEKLSEENRALRQLLFNQEQSYGEPLDSTQINYKVIRGKVIKNSYTSLRNYVTIDIGKNQGVNQDMGVITSQGILGIVENTSNSHSTVQSILNIKSNINAKVKNTNYFGSLVWDGDYYDAVQLTDIPRLVPLVVGDTIITGGMSSIFPEGIPIGTIKKYELNTAQSFYDIEVSLFNDMANIGYIYVIENFDRPEILELESQTNDAQ is encoded by the coding sequence ATGCAACAGATCATCAATTTCATTTTGCGCTATAGAAATTCATTTCTATATGCTTTTTTAGGATTGGTTGCCATTGCATTGACCGTTCGCTCACATTCGTACCATCAATCAAAGTTCTTCAACTCATCAAAATGGTTGACGGCCAACACCTACAGAATCTCCAATAATATTTCTTCCTATTTTGACCTGAGAAACGAAAACGAAAAGTTGTCAGAAGAAAACAGGGCATTGCGACAACTTCTTTTCAATCAAGAACAGTCTTACGGGGAACCTTTGGATTCCACACAAATAAACTACAAAGTAATTCGGGGAAAAGTGATTAAAAATAGTTATACCTCACTGCGTAATTATGTTACCATCGACATAGGTAAAAACCAAGGGGTAAACCAAGACATGGGTGTCATTACCTCACAGGGAATCTTGGGCATTGTCGAGAACACTTCGAACAGCCATTCGACCGTTCAAAGCATACTCAATATCAAGTCGAACATCAATGCAAAGGTCAAGAACACCAACTACTTTGGCTCTTTGGTATGGGACGGAGATTATTATGATGCAGTGCAATTAACCGACATTCCACGGTTGGTGCCCCTTGTGGTGGGCGACACCATCATTACTGGGGGTATGTCGAGTATCTTTCCTGAGGGCATTCCTATCGGCACTATCAAAAAATACGAATTGAACACCGCTCAAAGTTTCTATGATATTGAAGTCTCCCTTTTCAATGATATGGCCAATATTGGATATATATATGTCATTGAGAATTTTGACCGGCCCGAAATTTTAGAATTGGAATCCCAGACAAACGATGCTCAATAA
- a CDS encoding rod shape-determining protein, translated as MGFFDFMTEEIAIDLGTANTLIIHLDKVVVDSPSIVARDRISGKIIAVGREASMMQGKTHENIKTIRPLKDGVIADFDASEKMINMFIKNIPALKKKWFPPALRMVICIPSGITEVEMRAVRESAERVNGKEVYLIHEPMAAAIGIGLDIMQPKGNMIVDIGGGTTEIAVIALGGIVCDKSVKIAGDVFTNDIIYYMRTQHNLYVGESTAEAIKIEIGSAIEDLKSPPEDKQIQGRDLLTGKPKQVSISYREIAKALDKSILRVEDAVMETLSQTPPELAADIYNTGIYLAGGGSMLRGLDRRLSQKTDLPVYIAEDPLRAVVRGTGIALKNLERYKSILIK; from the coding sequence ATGGGATTCTTTGATTTCATGACCGAGGAGATTGCCATTGACCTCGGTACCGCAAACACCCTCATCATACATTTAGACAAAGTGGTGGTTGACAGTCCGTCAATTGTAGCGCGTGACCGAATATCGGGCAAAATCATAGCCGTGGGTCGCGAGGCCAGTATGATGCAGGGCAAGACACATGAGAACATCAAGACCATACGCCCGCTCAAAGATGGGGTCATCGCAGACTTTGACGCTTCTGAAAAGATGATCAACATGTTCATCAAAAATATTCCGGCGTTGAAGAAAAAGTGGTTTCCACCAGCGCTTCGAATGGTGATTTGTATTCCTTCGGGCATCACAGAGGTTGAGATGCGGGCCGTTCGCGAATCTGCAGAGCGGGTAAATGGCAAAGAGGTCTATCTAATACACGAGCCCATGGCCGCCGCTATAGGTATCGGTTTGGATATTATGCAGCCCAAAGGCAATATGATCGTTGACATTGGGGGTGGTACCACAGAGATAGCCGTTATTGCCTTGGGAGGGATCGTCTGCGACAAATCGGTCAAGATTGCGGGTGACGTTTTCACCAATGATATTATATACTATATGCGCACCCAGCACAATTTGTATGTGGGTGAAAGTACCGCCGAGGCCATCAAGATAGAAATAGGATCGGCCATAGAAGATTTAAAATCACCTCCAGAGGATAAGCAAATACAAGGCCGTGATCTTTTGACCGGAAAACCAAAGCAAGTTTCCATATCATACCGCGAAATTGCCAAGGCCCTTGACAAAAGTATTTTGCGTGTCGAAGATGCCGTTATGGAGACGCTTTCACAGACCCCACCTGAATTGGCGGCCGACATATATAACACAGGAATTTATTTGGCCGGGGGCGGTTCAATGCTGAGGGGGCTTGACCGCAGGCTTTCCCAAAAAACAGACCTGCCCGTTTATATTGCCGAAGACCCGCTTCGTGCCGTTGTAAGGGGTACCGGCATTGCCCTCAAAAACCTTGAACGCTACAAAAGCATTTTAATCAAGTAG
- the purH gene encoding bifunctional phosphoribosylaminoimidazolecarboxamide formyltransferase/IMP cyclohydrolase encodes MDTNKKAISALISVFHKDGLEPIVKKLDELGVTLYSTGGTEKFIRDFGIEVIAVEDVTSYPSILGGRVKTLHPKVFGGILNRQDHEGDVVQMEEFDIPQLDIVIVDLYPFEKTVASGASEQDIIEKIDIGGISLIRAAAKNYRDVFCVSSMEDYAEFLEIISEENGTTTLAQRKRFAAKAFNISSHYDSAIFNYFNKDQKLAALKISETQGKVLRYGENPHQKGFFFGDFDTMFDQLHGKELSYNNLLDVDAAVNLMEEFKNDNPTFAILKHNNACGLATRDTTKQAYIDALAGDPVSAFGGILISNREIDKDTAEEIHKLFCEVVIAPSYGDEALKILKGKKNRILLIQKEVELPQTLVRTCLNGMLVQDKDFKTDSLADVKTVTDKTPSSEELEDLIFASKLCKHTKSNTIVLAKNKQLCASGTGQTSRVDALNQAVHKAKSFDFQLEGAVMASDAFFPFPDCVEIAHKAGITAVIQPGGSIKDELSIDYCNQNGMAMVMTGTRHFKH; translated from the coding sequence ATGGACACCAACAAAAAAGCCATTTCGGCGCTTATTTCCGTTTTTCATAAAGATGGTCTCGAACCTATCGTAAAAAAACTTGATGAACTGGGGGTTACCCTGTACTCTACGGGAGGCACAGAAAAATTTATCAGAGACTTTGGCATTGAGGTCATCGCGGTCGAGGATGTCACGAGCTATCCCTCCATTTTGGGCGGGCGCGTCAAAACCTTGCACCCAAAAGTGTTTGGGGGCATCTTGAACCGACAAGACCATGAAGGCGATGTAGTACAAATGGAAGAATTCGACATTCCACAGTTAGATATTGTCATCGTAGATCTTTATCCCTTCGAAAAAACGGTAGCGAGTGGCGCTTCAGAACAAGACATCATCGAAAAGATCGATATTGGCGGCATTTCACTTATTCGTGCCGCGGCCAAAAACTATAGAGATGTATTCTGTGTGTCGTCCATGGAAGATTATGCAGAATTTCTCGAAATCATTTCTGAAGAAAACGGCACCACTACCTTAGCGCAACGAAAACGTTTTGCTGCCAAAGCCTTCAACATTTCGTCACATTATGATTCAGCTATTTTCAATTATTTCAATAAAGACCAAAAGTTGGCGGCATTGAAAATCAGTGAGACCCAAGGAAAAGTGCTCCGTTATGGCGAGAATCCACACCAAAAAGGATTTTTCTTTGGCGATTTTGACACCATGTTCGACCAACTGCATGGCAAAGAGCTTTCTTACAACAATCTATTGGACGTTGATGCTGCCGTCAATCTGATGGAAGAATTCAAAAACGACAATCCCACCTTTGCCATATTGAAGCACAACAACGCCTGTGGCCTGGCCACACGAGATACCACCAAACAGGCCTATATCGATGCATTGGCCGGTGATCCCGTTTCCGCTTTTGGGGGAATTTTGATCAGTAACCGCGAGATAGACAAAGACACTGCTGAGGAAATTCACAAATTGTTCTGCGAAGTGGTCATTGCCCCAAGCTACGGTGATGAAGCATTGAAAATCCTCAAAGGGAAAAAGAACCGCATTTTGCTCATACAAAAAGAAGTGGAACTTCCCCAAACATTGGTAAGAACCTGTCTCAACGGCATGTTGGTGCAGGACAAGGATTTCAAAACAGATTCCCTTGCTGATGTAAAAACCGTCACAGACAAAACACCTAGCTCCGAAGAATTGGAAGACCTCATCTTTGCCTCGAAATTGTGCAAGCACACCAAAAGCAACACTATCGTCTTGGCCAAGAACAAACAATTGTGTGCAAGCGGCACGGGACAGACCTCACGTGTCGATGCATTGAACCAAGCCGTGCACAAAGCAAAATCATTTGATTTTCAACTCGAGGGTGCGGTAATGGCAAGCGATGCATTTTTTCCATTTCCCGACTGTGTTGAGATTGCACATAAGGCGGGCATCACAGCTGTAATACAACCTGGTGGTTCTATAAAAGACGAATTGAGCATTGATTATTGCAATCAAAATGGCATGGCCATGGTCATGACGGGCACACGTCATTTTAAGCATTAA
- a CDS encoding GAF domain-containing protein, with protein sequence MFDTIRKSINEILDDNGDNATKKMQDICNLLRDNVTYYDWVGFYFKNGDRRELKLGPYAGEPTDHTIIPFGKGICGQVAVSNENFVVPDVSAQDNYIACSLTVKSEIVVPLFKNGENIGQIDIDSNTPDPFTQEDERFLEWVNQKVAEIL encoded by the coding sequence ATGTTTGATACGATTCGTAAATCAATCAACGAAATTCTTGACGATAACGGTGACAATGCTACCAAAAAAATGCAAGATATCTGCAACTTGCTCCGTGATAATGTTACCTATTATGACTGGGTCGGCTTCTATTTCAAAAATGGTGATAGACGTGAATTGAAATTGGGCCCTTATGCAGGTGAACCGACCGACCATACCATCATTCCCTTTGGAAAAGGAATATGTGGGCAAGTAGCGGTGAGCAATGAAAATTTTGTGGTACCTGACGTATCGGCCCAAGACAATTATATCGCTTGCAGTTTGACCGTTAAATCTGAGATTGTGGTGCCCCTGTTCAAAAATGGCGAGAATATCGGCCAAATCGACATCGATTCAAACACTCCCGACCCTTTTACCCAAGAAGACGAACGCTTTTTAGAATGGGTCAACCAAAAAGTGGCCGAGATTCTTTAA
- a CDS encoding HYC_CC_PP family protein → MKSLAHKIFATTMALMLLLSTVSWTVDKHLCMGRVMDVSFFVEAEDCGMEMAGQFLDADKHHCCDDETFTIEGQDDLKLTWDDLQLEQQVFWVAFAQSYYHLFIDLGEPPVPFTQYPPPLLVQDLNILHEVFLI, encoded by the coding sequence GTGAAATCGCTCGCACATAAGATTTTCGCCACGACAATGGCACTCATGCTATTGCTATCGACCGTTTCGTGGACAGTCGATAAGCATCTTTGCATGGGCCGTGTGATGGATGTTTCCTTTTTTGTCGAAGCCGAGGACTGTGGCATGGAGATGGCCGGCCAATTCTTGGATGCTGACAAACATCATTGTTGCGATGACGAGACCTTTACCATTGAAGGGCAAGATGATTTAAAATTGACATGGGATGACCTGCAATTGGAGCAACAGGTTTTTTGGGTCGCTTTTGCCCAGTCGTATTATCATCTGTTCATCGATTTAGGGGAACCACCTGTTCCTTTCACACAATATCCACCTCCCTTACTGGTACAAGATTTAAATATTTTGCACGAGGTTTTCCTGATTTGA
- a CDS encoding TonB-dependent receptor codes for MKILKWLFAIFLLNGLLLSAQEKIEGMVMEANDENKHIGLAGANVYWLNSPIGTITDQKGLFSIPYSKEYNKLVISYVGFKTDTLTIDEPKMVHHWLKPSNQLDEVVVQKERDAVQKAYFSAQNVVTINSAELLKAACCNLSESFETNPAIDVNFNDALTGTKQIQMLGLTSPYLLITQENIPMVRGASQTYGLTFTPGTWIESIQITKGAGSVVNGYESISGQINTELVKPFTDTPIFVNGYANLNGRLELNTHLNHKLSDKWSTGLYLHGNQRTVEVDMNDDGFLDVPLSNQINVQNRWQYQNVEKGWVSFLNVRFLNDEKQVGQENFDPGTDRFTTNSWGSEINTKRFDSSMKLGYVFPELPFQSFGFQASYSNHRQDSYYGFNVYDIDHESLYSNLIFNSIINNTKHKFKAGLNLTYDGYDEVVNENNFSRVDKSAGAFFEYNYDDLERVNLTAGLRFDTHNRLGNFFTPRFHIRYTPWERGSLRGSFGLGRRAANIFAENQQLFASSRAIQLFGNGGNIYGFDAEKAMNFGVSFLQGFTLFERLGNFSVDFYRTDFENQVVVDWENSREIAFYNLEGESYANSLQIELNYELLPKLELRTAYKYYDVKTDYQTGLLQRPLQAQNRYFANLGYNTEVKENGAQWRFDYTLHTLGRQRLPNTASNAVEFQLGDFADGYSLMNAQVTKVFSKKFEVYLGGENLTNFRQGNPVLGAEDPFGPNFDTTIVFAPILGRMVYAGFRFKS; via the coding sequence ATGAAAATACTCAAATGGCTTTTCGCCATATTTTTACTGAACGGCTTACTGTTATCGGCCCAAGAAAAAATTGAGGGCATGGTAATGGAGGCCAATGACGAAAACAAGCATATTGGCCTTGCCGGTGCCAATGTGTACTGGTTGAATTCCCCTATCGGAACGATTACCGACCAAAAGGGCCTTTTTTCAATTCCCTATAGCAAAGAATACAATAAATTGGTCATCAGCTATGTGGGCTTTAAAACAGATACACTGACCATAGATGAACCCAAAATGGTGCACCATTGGCTGAAGCCCTCAAACCAATTGGATGAGGTGGTGGTGCAAAAAGAGCGCGATGCAGTGCAGAAGGCCTATTTTTCTGCCCAGAACGTGGTCACGATCAATAGTGCAGAATTGTTGAAGGCGGCTTGTTGTAACCTTTCAGAAAGCTTTGAGACCAATCCGGCAATCGATGTGAACTTCAATGATGCGCTGACGGGCACCAAACAAATTCAGATGTTGGGGTTGACCAGCCCCTATCTTTTGATAACCCAAGAGAACATTCCGATGGTCAGGGGAGCCTCCCAGACGTATGGATTGACCTTTACCCCTGGCACCTGGATAGAGAGTATTCAAATCACCAAAGGTGCGGGTAGTGTAGTCAATGGTTACGAGAGTATCTCTGGGCAGATCAATACTGAGCTGGTGAAACCCTTTACCGACACACCCATTTTTGTGAACGGTTATGCGAATCTAAACGGTAGGTTAGAACTGAATACCCACCTCAACCATAAGCTTTCAGATAAATGGAGCACGGGCCTTTACCTTCATGGTAATCAGCGCACCGTAGAGGTTGATATGAATGACGACGGATTTTTGGATGTACCGCTCTCAAATCAGATCAATGTACAGAATCGATGGCAATACCAAAATGTTGAAAAGGGATGGGTGAGCTTTTTGAACGTACGCTTCTTGAACGACGAAAAACAAGTGGGCCAAGAGAATTTCGATCCTGGTACAGATAGGTTCACTACGAATTCTTGGGGTAGCGAAATCAACACCAAGCGTTTTGATTCATCGATGAAACTGGGCTATGTATTTCCAGAATTACCCTTTCAGAGCTTTGGCTTTCAAGCGTCTTACAGTAATCATAGACAAGATTCGTACTATGGTTTCAATGTGTATGATATTGACCATGAGAGCCTGTATTCGAACTTGATTTTCAACTCTATCATCAACAACACCAAGCATAAGTTCAAAGCCGGACTTAATCTGACGTATGATGGGTATGATGAAGTGGTCAACGAGAATAATTTCTCACGGGTCGATAAATCTGCAGGTGCTTTTTTTGAATATAACTACGATGATCTAGAAAGGGTGAATTTGACCGCTGGTCTTCGTTTTGATACCCATAACCGCTTGGGCAATTTCTTTACCCCGAGGTTTCACATACGCTATACCCCTTGGGAACGGGGAAGCCTGAGAGGGTCTTTCGGCCTTGGCAGAAGGGCGGCGAATATTTTTGCCGAGAATCAGCAGCTGTTTGCCTCTTCAAGGGCCATTCAGCTTTTTGGCAATGGGGGCAACATCTATGGTTTTGATGCCGAGAAAGCAATGAACTTTGGTGTAAGCTTTTTACAGGGTTTTACGCTCTTTGAAAGGCTTGGCAATTTTTCAGTGGATTTTTACCGAACCGATTTTGAGAATCAGGTAGTCGTCGACTGGGAGAATTCGAGGGAAATAGCTTTCTATAACCTCGAAGGGGAAAGTTATGCCAATAGCCTTCAAATAGAACTGAATTACGAATTGCTTCCGAAGCTAGAGCTGCGAACAGCGTACAAATACTATGATGTAAAAACCGATTATCAAACCGGCTTGCTGCAAAGGCCCTTACAGGCCCAGAACCGATATTTTGCGAATTTGGGATACAACACCGAGGTCAAGGAAAATGGCGCTCAATGGCGTTTTGATTATACGTTGCATACTTTGGGCCGACAGCGGTTGCCAAATACCGCATCAAATGCTGTTGAATTTCAACTTGGAGATTTTGCCGATGGGTATAGCTTGATGAATGCCCAAGTGACCAAGGTCTTTTCAAAAAAGTTTGAAGTATATCTCGGGGGTGAGAATTTGACTAATTTTAGACAAGGAAATCCTGTTTTGGGCGCAGAAGACCCTTTTGGCCCTAATTTTGATACTACCATTGTATTTGCACCTATTTTGGGTCGAATGGTCTATGCAGGATTTAGATTTAAATCGTGA
- a CDS encoding heavy-metal-associated domain-containing protein, producing MKNSILILTFLAVSFAGYAQEKNKKMAFEVDGKCDMCKNRIEKAALGVDGVKYAVWDIPTHQLSLVVDERKTNAMEIKSALVAVGHDTKELKATQEAYDNIHPCCRYRENSTDDSGKHR from the coding sequence ATGAAAAATAGTATACTGATTTTGACCTTTTTAGCTGTTTCCTTTGCGGGATATGCGCAAGAAAAGAACAAGAAAATGGCCTTTGAGGTCGATGGCAAGTGTGACATGTGCAAAAATCGAATCGAGAAGGCCGCTTTAGGTGTCGACGGGGTGAAATATGCAGTTTGGGATATTCCCACCCATCAACTTTCTTTGGTGGTCGATGAACGAAAGACCAATGCCATGGAAATCAAGTCGGCATTGGTAGCGGTCGGCCATGACACCAAAGAATTGAAGGCCACCCAAGAGGCGTATGATAATATTCATCCATGCTGTAGATATCGTGAAAACAGTACTGATGATAGTGGCAAGCACCGGTGA
- a CDS encoding heavy metal translocating P-type ATPase, producing MRHVYSVKGMTCEGCASSVKEKLSKVDGVLSVEVDLEKAEAEITMHDHVPIQKLKHALIEKYTLDEKEDHHVEMPLPQKKSKLRQLQPLFLIFAYLFVASFLLNYKEWNIGEAMLDFMGLFYIVFSFFKFLDLKGFPESFRMYDPLAKAIPAYGWAYPFLELALGLMFLMRYNIEVALIATIVLLGITTYGVSKALLDKKSIRCACLGTALNLPMTEATFIENAIMLVMAVSMLAMF from the coding sequence ATGAGACATGTCTATTCGGTTAAGGGAATGACCTGTGAAGGCTGTGCCTCATCTGTAAAAGAGAAGCTTTCAAAAGTAGATGGGGTGCTATCGGTTGAGGTTGATTTAGAGAAGGCAGAGGCCGAAATCACCATGCACGACCATGTGCCGATCCAGAAACTGAAGCATGCCCTTATTGAAAAATATACACTTGATGAAAAGGAAGATCACCATGTTGAGATGCCCTTGCCACAAAAAAAGTCAAAGTTAAGGCAGCTTCAACCACTATTCTTGATTTTTGCTTACCTGTTTGTGGCTTCTTTCTTGTTGAACTATAAAGAGTGGAACATTGGGGAGGCGATGCTCGACTTCATGGGGTTGTTCTATATTGTTTTTAGTTTCTTCAAGTTTTTGGATTTAAAGGGATTTCCAGAGAGTTTTAGAATGTATGACCCCTTGGCGAAAGCGATTCCGGCATACGGTTGGGCTTATCCGTTCTTGGAACTGGCACTTGGACTTATGTTTTTGATGCGATACAATATTGAGGTGGCACTGATCGCCACGATCGTACTTTTGGGCATTACCACTTATGGTGTCTCCAAAGCCTTGCTCGATAAAAAAAGCATACGTTGTGCCTGTTTGGGCACAGCCCTCAACCTGCCCATGACCGAGGCGACCTTTATTGAAAATGCCATTATGTTGGTTATGGCGGTTTCTATGTTGGCCATGTTTTGA
- the groL gene encoding chaperonin GroEL (60 kDa chaperone family; promotes refolding of misfolded polypeptides especially under stressful conditions; forms two stacked rings of heptamers to form a barrel-shaped 14mer; ends can be capped by GroES; misfolded proteins enter the barrel where they are refolded when GroES binds) → MAKDITYDIDARDGLKKGVDALANAVKVTLGPKGRNVIITKSFGAPQVTKDGVTVAKEIELENALENMGAQMVKEVASKTNDLAGDGTTTATVLAQAIVKEGLKNVAAGANPMDLKRGIDKAVDAVVANLAKQSKKVGDSMEKIKQVAAISANNDETIGDLIAQAFEKVGKEGVITVEEAKGTDTYVDVVEGMQFDRGYLSPYFVTDSEKMVAELDNPYILLFDKKISAMKDLLPVLEPVAQSGKPLLIIAEDVDGEALATLVVNKLRGSLKIAAVKAPGFGDRRKAMLEDIAILTNGTVISEERGFSLENATIDMLGSCEKVSIDKDNTTLVNGSGAAKNIKTRVNQIKSQIETTTSDYDKEKLQERLAKLAGGVAVLYVGAASEVEMKEKKDRVDDALHATRAAVEEGIVAGGGVALVRAKSLLSKVDTDNEDEATGLQIVARAIESPLRTIVENAGGEGSVVVAKVMEGKGDFGYDAKASKYVEMMKAGIIDPTKVTRIALENAASVAGMILTTECALTDIKEDNPAPVMPGGGGMPGMM, encoded by the coding sequence ATGGCAAAAGATATAACATACGATATTGACGCACGCGATGGTCTCAAGAAAGGTGTTGACGCCCTGGCCAATGCGGTAAAGGTAACGTTGGGCCCTAAGGGAAGAAACGTTATCATCACCAAATCATTCGGCGCACCCCAAGTCACCAAAGATGGGGTGACGGTGGCCAAAGAGATCGAGTTGGAGAATGCACTCGAAAATATGGGTGCCCAAATGGTAAAAGAGGTTGCCTCTAAAACCAATGATCTTGCTGGTGACGGAACGACCACGGCAACGGTTCTTGCACAGGCCATTGTCAAGGAAGGTTTGAAAAACGTAGCCGCAGGAGCCAACCCAATGGACCTCAAAAGAGGTATTGATAAGGCCGTAGATGCAGTGGTGGCAAACTTGGCCAAGCAGTCAAAGAAAGTAGGCGATTCAATGGAAAAAATCAAACAAGTGGCCGCCATCTCCGCCAACAACGATGAAACCATTGGTGACCTGATCGCACAGGCCTTCGAAAAAGTGGGCAAAGAAGGTGTTATCACCGTTGAAGAGGCCAAAGGCACCGACACCTATGTCGATGTCGTTGAGGGTATGCAGTTCGATCGGGGTTATCTCTCACCATATTTTGTGACCGACTCTGAAAAAATGGTCGCAGAATTGGACAACCCGTACATCTTGCTTTTCGACAAGAAGATTTCTGCAATGAAAGACCTACTTCCTGTATTGGAGCCTGTGGCCCAATCGGGAAAACCCTTGTTGATCATTGCCGAAGACGTTGATGGTGAAGCATTGGCCACTTTGGTAGTGAACAAATTGAGAGGTTCTCTGAAAATCGCTGCCGTTAAGGCCCCTGGTTTTGGTGACCGCAGAAAGGCGATGTTAGAAGATATTGCCATTTTGACCAACGGTACCGTAATTTCTGAAGAAAGAGGATTTTCTTTAGAGAACGCCACCATTGATATGTTGGGCTCTTGTGAAAAAGTGTCCATTGACAAAGACAATACCACTTTGGTGAACGGATCTGGTGCTGCCAAAAATATCAAGACCCGAGTCAACCAAATCAAATCTCAAATCGAGACGACCACTTCTGATTATGACAAAGAAAAACTTCAAGAGCGTTTGGCCAAATTGGCCGGTGGTGTTGCCGTACTGTACGTCGGTGCCGCTTCTGAGGTTGAGATGAAAGAAAAGAAAGACCGTGTAGATGATGCTTTGCATGCCACAAGGGCTGCCGTCGAAGAAGGCATTGTCGCCGGCGGTGGTGTGGCATTGGTACGTGCCAAATCTTTGCTTTCAAAAGTCGATACTGATAACGAAGACGAAGCCACTGGCTTACAAATCGTGGCGCGGGCCATCGAATCTCCATTGAGAACCATTGTTGAAAATGCTGGTGGCGAGGGCTCTGTGGTCGTTGCCAAAGTAATGGAAGGCAAGGGTGACTTCGGATACGATGCCAAGGCAAGTAAATATGTAGAGATGATGAAAGCCGGTATCATCGACCCGACCAAAGTAACCCGAATCGCTTTGGAAAATGCCGCTTCGGTCGCCGGAATGATTTTGACCACTGAATGTGCCTTGACAGATATCAAGGAAGATAATCCAGCTCCAGTAATGCCAGGTGGCGGTGGCATGCCCGGAATGATGTAG
- the groES gene encoding co-chaperone GroES has product MAKVNIKPLADRVLIEPMAAETKTASGIIIPDTAKEKPQKGKVIAVGPGTKDEKMTVKNGDTVLYGKYSGTELKLDGVDYLMMRESDILAIV; this is encoded by the coding sequence ATGGCTAAAGTTAACATCAAACCATTGGCAGACAGAGTTCTCATAGAGCCAATGGCCGCCGAGACCAAGACTGCTTCGGGTATCATCATTCCCGACACTGCCAAAGAAAAACCCCAAAAAGGAAAGGTGATTGCCGTGGGCCCTGGCACCAAAGATGAAAAAATGACCGTAAAAAACGGAGATACCGTACTCTATGGCAAATACTCCGGGACGGAATTGAAACTTGACGGCGTCGATTATCTCATGATGCGCGAAAGTGACATTTTAGCAATTGTATAA
- the secG gene encoding preprotein translocase subunit SecG, translated as MGTFTIFLVLIILVCLLLVLVIMVQNPKGGGLSSSFGGGGSQIVGGVKKTGDFLDKSTWTLATLLIVLILLSNVALKGSYGQADSKLLDGDDIETTIPETVPEEVPEETPANGSGTNPLDTIQ; from the coding sequence ATGGGCACATTTACAATATTTTTGGTATTGATCATATTGGTCTGCCTTTTACTGGTCTTGGTCATCATGGTACAAAATCCGAAAGGTGGAGGGCTCTCTTCTTCCTTTGGAGGTGGCGGCAGCCAAATTGTTGGAGGGGTCAAGAAAACGGGTGATTTTTTGGATAAAAGCACATGGACCTTGGCCACGCTGCTGATTGTTTTGATCCTGCTTTCAAATGTAGCCCTTAAGGGAAGCTATGGACAAGCCGATTCTAAACTTTTAGATGGTGATGATATTGAGACCACTATACCTGAAACGGTTCCTGAAGAAGTACCTGAAGAGACACCGGCCAATGGTTCGGGAACAAATCCATTGGATACCATCCAATAG